CTCTCCTTCGTGGGCGTGGCCGCGGTGATCCGGGCACAGGGCGGCACCAGCGCCACCGTGACCGGTGCGGTGCTCGTGGTGGGGGTGGTGCTCTTCCTGGTGGGCGTGGCCGTGCAGCGGTTCGGGGCGCGGATCATCCACGCCGCGATGCCGCCGGTCGTCACCGGCGCGGTCGTCATGCTGATCGGCTTCAACCTGGCGCCGGTGACCGCGTCCACGTACTGGCCGCAGGACCAGTGGACGGCGCTGCTGGTGATGCTGTTCACCGGGCTCGCCGTGGTGTGCCTGCGCGGTTTCTGGTCCCGGGTGGCGATCTTCCTCGGGCTGGTCTTCGGGTACGTGTTCTCCTGGGCGCTCGACCGGGTGTTCGGCAGGATCCACTCGGTGGACGGCAGCGGGAAGGTCACCGACCACTGGCGGCTGGACCTGTCCGGGGTCGGCCACGCGGACTGGATCGGGCTGCCGTCCTTCCACGGGCCGTCGTTCCAGTGGTCGGCGATCCTGGTCGCGCTGCCCGTCGTCATCGCGCTGGTCGCCGAGAACGCGGGCCATGTGAAGGCGGTCGGCGAGATGACCGGCGACCCGCTCGACGACAGGCTCGGCACCGCGATCTCCGCGGACGGCGTGGCCTCCGTCCTGTCCACCGCGGTCGGCGGCCCGCCCAACACGACGTACTCCGAGAACATCGGTGTGATGGCCGCGACCCGCGTCTACTCGACCGCCGCCTACTGGGCCGCCGCCGGCTTCGCGCTGCTGTTCGGCGTCTGCCCGAAGTTCGGCGCGGTGGTGGCCGCGGTTCCCGGCGGGGTGCTCGGCGGGATCACCGTCATCCTGTACGGCATGATCGGGCTGCTCGGCGCGCAGATCTGGAGCAACTCCCGGGTGGACCTGCGCAATCCGCTCAACCTGGTGCCGGCCGCCGCGGGCATCATCATCGGTGTCGGCAACGTGTCGCTGAAGTTCAGCGACAACTTCTCGCTCAGCGGCATCGCGCTGGGCACGGTCGTCGTCATCACCGGTTACCACGCGCTGCGGCTGTTCGCCCCCGAGCACCTCAAGCGGCAGGAGCCGCTGCTCGATTCGGGCACGTCGGCGTACGACGAGGAACACCGGACGCGCGCGGACTGACGTCCCTGCCGCTCGCCGCCCGGGTCCGCCGCCGTCCCCCGCTCGGCCCACCCCCCGCGTCCCCCGTTCCGGGGAATGCCCTCGTCCTCGGGCGCCCTGGCGGTGGGGGCCTGGGACGCTGCGGGCATGGTGCGGTTGGAGCAGTCCGTGGTCGGTGTGGGTGGCGTCGTGGTCCGGATGCGCGCGCTCGGCGCGGGCTGGCCGGAGCGGGACGGGGTGGCGGTGTTCAACCGCGTCTATCTCGCGGTCACCGAGGAGCTCGGCCGGCGCATCGACGCCGGGGAGTTCCCGGACCGCCGCAGTGCGAGCACGCTCGACGTCCGCTTCGCCGAGCGGTATCTCACGGTGGCCGAGCGGGGGCCGGTGCCCGCGTGCTGGCGGCCGTTGTTCCAGTTCCGCCGCCATCCGGGCGTGCGGCCCCTCCAGTTCGCGCTCGCCGGGATCAACGCGCACGTCGGGCACGACCTCGCCCTGGCCGTCGTGGACGCCTGCCGGGAGCTCGGCTGCGCACCCGAGGAGTTGGAGGACGAGTTCGAGCGCGTGGGCGACGTCCTCGTCGCGCTGGAGGAGCGCATCCGCGAGGAGCTGATGCCGGGTCCCGACCTGCTGCAGATCGCCGACCCGCTGACCCATCTGCTGGCTTCCTGGAGCCTGGAGCGGGCGCGGGAGGCCGGCTGGTCCGCCGCCCGCACGCTGTGGGCGCTGCGCGGACTGCCGGAGCTGGCCGAGGAGTTCGCGGACCGGCTGGACGCGGTGGTGGGCCTGGCGAGCCGCATGCTGCTCACTCCGCTGGACCGGTAAGAACGGGGCTTCCTCCACCGTTCAGTCCTCCGGCAGCTCCACCGGCGCGATCTCGTCGTAGACGTCGCCCGGGCCGGGGTTGGTCGCGTCACTCGCGCCGCCCAGGTGGTGCATGACGCCCCAGACCGCGTTGAGCGCGGTCTGCACGGCGCCCTCGGCCCAGCCCGCCGTCCAGGAGATGTCGTCGCCTGCCAGGAAGATCCCGCGTTTGTCGGCGGGCAGCCGGTCCTGCATGAAGTGGGTGAACAGGCGCCGCTGGTAGCGGTAGTGGCCGGGCAGGTTGGCCTTGAACGCGCCCATGAAGTAGGGCTCGTTCTCCCAGGAGACGGTCACCGGGCTGCCGATGACGTGCTTCCTGATGTCGACGCCCGGATAGATCTCACCGAGGGACTTCAGCATCACCTCCATCCGCTCCTGCGCGGACAGCGGCAGCCACTTCAGGCTGTCGTCGCACCAGGTGTAGGAGAGGCAGATGACGGCGGGCCGGTCCGGGCCGTCGTCCAGGAGGTAGGTGCCCCGCGTCATGCGGTCGGTAAGCGTCATCGACATGACGTCCCGGCCGGTGCGCTCGTCCTTGTCCAGCCAGAACGGCCGGTCGACGGGCACGAACAGCTTGCTGGACTCCATGTAGTGGGTGCGCTCGATGGCCGTCCAGTGGTCGATCGGGAAGAGCGCGTCGTCGCAGGCGATCTTCGAGAGCAGCATCCAGGACTGCGCGGTGAAGACCGCCGCCCTGTAGGTGCGGATGTCGCCGTGCGCGTCCGTCACCGTGATGCGGTTGCCCGCCGTGCGGTGCAGCCGGGTCACGGCGGGGCGCGGCTCGCCGTCCGGGTGCAGCGACTTCAGCGAGGTGCCGTACGGCCAGTGGACGATCTTCTCCGGTTCGCGCTCCCAGAGCCTGAGCGGCAGCTGCTGGGAGCCGCCGACGATGCCGCGGTGGTGGTCGTCGGCCTCGGTGTAGACGACGCGGAGGATCTCCAGGATGGAGTTGGGGAAGTCGGTGTCCCAGCCGCCGGTGCCGAAGCCGACCTGGCCGAAGATCTCGCGGTGCCGGAAGGACTTGAACGCGTCGGAGTCGCAGAGGAAACCGTAGAAGGTCTGGTTGTCGAGCTTCTCGACCAGCCTCGCCCAGATCTCCCGGATCCGCGGCACGTCCCGTGTCCGCAGGGCCCGGTTCATGTCGGAGAAGTCGGCGCCCTCCTCCAGGCACCGGGCCCACGCGTCGGCCACGTCACGGTAGACCTGCGGCAGGTCGGCCAGGGTCTCGGCGTAGTGCGACTCGCCCTTGAGGTCGACGACGGTCGACGGGGTGGCCTCCGCGAGGGGGTTGGGGAACGGCCGGGTCTCGAGGCCCACCAGGTCGATGTAGTGCTGGAGCGCCGTGGAGGACGGCGGGAAGCGCATCGCGCCCATCTCGGCGGTCAGCGAAGGGTCGCAGCCCTCGAAGCCCACCGTCCGCAGCCGGCCGCCGATCCGGTCGGCCTCGTACACCACCGGCTTCAGGCCCATCTTCATCAGCTCGTAGGCCGCGACGATGCCGGACAGTCCGCCCCCGATGACCGCGATCTCCGTGCCGTGCTCGGTGGCCGGGACCTGGCCGAGGCCCGCCGGGTGGGCGAGGAAGTCGTCGTAGGCGTAAGGGAAGTCCGGGCCGAACATGGTGATCGGCGGCTGCTGCCCGTCGGCGTGCTCGATCGCGTTGGGCACGGTGGACGTCATGGGGTACGGACTCCTTGCGCGGGTGGTACGGGGAGGGCGGTGGGTGTCAGACGAGGGAGCCGTAGAGCCCCGGGCGGCGGTCCGCCAGATACGGGTTGGCCTCGCGGGAGGCGGCGAGGAAGCCGGGGTCCGCGTCGGCGAGGAGCAGTTCCTCGGCCCGTCCGGCCCGGACGCGGGCGACGCCGTCGGGCCCGGCCAGCGTGGAGAGCCCGACGAACTCGAACTCGCCCTCCAGGCCGACCCGGTTGACGTACGCCACGTACAGCTGGTTCTCGAACGCGCGGACGGGCACGAGGGACTCGGCGACGAACTCGAAGGGGTGCGGCTGCGCCGTCGGCACCAGCAGCAGATCGGTGCCGGCCAGGGCGTGGGCGCGGACGTTCTCCGGGAACTCCACGTCGTAGCAGATCATCAGGCCGACGGTCAGGCCGTCCAGCTCGGCCTGGACGACCTGCCGCTCACCCGGGGTGAAGTGGGCGCGCTCGAAGGGGCCGTAGAGGTGGGTCTTGCGGTAGTTCGCGAGCCGGGTGCCGTCGGCGGCGACGAGCTGGACGGAGTTGAAGACGGCAGCGTCGGACGTCCGTTCGGGGTAGCCGTAGGCGACGGCGAGGCCGTGGCGGGCGGCGGTCTCCGCGATCGCGTCGGCGGCCTCGCCGTCGGCGGGCTCGGCGAGCCGGGCGAGGCCGTCGCCGATCGCGTACCCGGTGAGGAACAGCTCCGGTGTGACGAGCAGCCCGGCCCCGTGGGCGGCGGCCCGGCCGGCGGCCTCGTCGAGCACCTTCAGGTTCTCGACGACGGAGCCGGGGCGGCCGGAGCTCTGGAGCAGGGCGGTGCGCATGCGGGGTCCTCACCGGGAACGGAGGGGGTCGGGGATCGCTTAGACGGTACGGTCGGGCGGCTCGGGCGGACAAGGCGGAGCCGTTGCGTGCGGGTGCGCGCTTCGTTGCGTCTGGCGGGCTACCTACGGCGATTCGTTGCGCGCCTTCCGTGGGCGGCCCACCGTCGCCAGCAGGGCCGCC
The DNA window shown above is from Streptomyces sp. NBC_00670 and carries:
- a CDS encoding carbon-nitrogen hydrolase family protein, whose amino-acid sequence is MRTALLQSSGRPGSVVENLKVLDEAAGRAAAHGAGLLVTPELFLTGYAIGDGLARLAEPADGEAADAIAETAARHGLAVAYGYPERTSDAAVFNSVQLVAADGTRLANYRKTHLYGPFERAHFTPGERQVVQAELDGLTVGLMICYDVEFPENVRAHALAGTDLLLVPTAQPHPFEFVAESLVPVRAFENQLYVAYVNRVGLEGEFEFVGLSTLAGPDGVARVRAGRAEELLLADADPGFLAASREANPYLADRRPGLYGSLV
- a CDS encoding DUF5995 family protein, giving the protein MVRLEQSVVGVGGVVVRMRALGAGWPERDGVAVFNRVYLAVTEELGRRIDAGEFPDRRSASTLDVRFAERYLTVAERGPVPACWRPLFQFRRHPGVRPLQFALAGINAHVGHDLALAVVDACRELGCAPEELEDEFERVGDVLVALEERIREELMPGPDLLQIADPLTHLLASWSLERAREAGWSAARTLWALRGLPELAEEFADRLDAVVGLASRMLLTPLDR
- a CDS encoding uracil-xanthine permease family protein — encoded protein: MDLGVRWKLHGDGRVPAPGAVVRPDERLSWPRTIGLGAQHVVAMFGASFVAPVLMGLDPNLAIMMSGVATVIFLLATRGRVPSYLGCSLSFVGVAAVIRAQGGTSATVTGAVLVVGVVLFLVGVAVQRFGARIIHAAMPPVVTGAVVMLIGFNLAPVTASTYWPQDQWTALLVMLFTGLAVVCLRGFWSRVAIFLGLVFGYVFSWALDRVFGRIHSVDGSGKVTDHWRLDLSGVGHADWIGLPSFHGPSFQWSAILVALPVVIALVAENAGHVKAVGEMTGDPLDDRLGTAISADGVASVLSTAVGGPPNTTYSENIGVMAATRVYSTAAYWAAAGFALLFGVCPKFGAVVAAVPGGVLGGITVILYGMIGLLGAQIWSNSRVDLRNPLNLVPAAAGIIIGVGNVSLKFSDNFSLSGIALGTVVVITGYHALRLFAPEHLKRQEPLLDSGTSAYDEEHRTRAD
- a CDS encoding flavin monoamine oxidase family protein, which codes for MTSTVPNAIEHADGQQPPITMFGPDFPYAYDDFLAHPAGLGQVPATEHGTEIAVIGGGLSGIVAAYELMKMGLKPVVYEADRIGGRLRTVGFEGCDPSLTAEMGAMRFPPSSTALQHYIDLVGLETRPFPNPLAEATPSTVVDLKGESHYAETLADLPQVYRDVADAWARCLEEGADFSDMNRALRTRDVPRIREIWARLVEKLDNQTFYGFLCDSDAFKSFRHREIFGQVGFGTGGWDTDFPNSILEILRVVYTEADDHHRGIVGGSQQLPLRLWEREPEKIVHWPYGTSLKSLHPDGEPRPAVTRLHRTAGNRITVTDAHGDIRTYRAAVFTAQSWMLLSKIACDDALFPIDHWTAIERTHYMESSKLFVPVDRPFWLDKDERTGRDVMSMTLTDRMTRGTYLLDDGPDRPAVICLSYTWCDDSLKWLPLSAQERMEVMLKSLGEIYPGVDIRKHVIGSPVTVSWENEPYFMGAFKANLPGHYRYQRRLFTHFMQDRLPADKRGIFLAGDDISWTAGWAEGAVQTALNAVWGVMHHLGGASDATNPGPGDVYDEIAPVELPED